Proteins encoded within one genomic window of Macrobrachium nipponense isolate FS-2020 chromosome 8, ASM1510439v2, whole genome shotgun sequence:
- the LOC135222854 gene encoding cyclic nucleotide-gated cation channel beta-1-like, with the protein MTPSRARESSSEESTSKRKLVGREYEQEKARRKRVRARESSSEESTSKRKLVGREYEQEKARRKSTSKRKLVGRDLRARESSSKREASAEESTSKRKLVGREYEQEKARRKRVSLSEESTSKRKLV; encoded by the coding sequence ATGACTCCGAGCAGAGCAAGAGAAAGCTCGTCTGAAGAGAGTACGAGCAAGAGAAAGCTCGTCGGAAGAGAGTACGAGCAAGAGAAAGCTCGTCGGAAGAGAGTACGAGCAAGAGAAAGCTCGTCGGAAGAGAGTACGAGCAAGAGAAAGCTCGTCGGAAGAGAGTACGAGCAAGAGAAAGCTCGTCGGAAGAGTACGAGCAAGAGAAAGCTCGTCGGAAGAGATCTACGAGCAAGAGAAAGCTCGTCGAAGAGAGAAGCTTCGGCGGAAGAGAGTACGAGCAAGAGAAAGCTCGTCGGAAGAGAGTACGAGCAAGAGAAAGCTCGTCGGAAGAGAGTAAGCTTGTCGGAAGAGAGTACGAGCAAGAGAAAGCTCGTCTAG